Proteins from one Fragaria vesca subsp. vesca linkage group LG6, FraVesHawaii_1.0, whole genome shotgun sequence genomic window:
- the LOC101305501 gene encoding F-box/FBD/LRR-repeat protein At2g26030-like: MAERRKEQNVHDDQNAMAVVPHLPNLVIHHILGYLPTKLAIHTSFLSKNWLGIWSSLPVIDLQEEGNDGDEFNMVEDTKFTNFLVRYLELRDKDSPLEKLRLHMRSRCADKTVVERLLSFSATKSVKELDICFMNLYYYFPHNILNAKTITALSLECVSIKATEERISFPSLKTISLNRVEFGMKNTLFMSLISRSPSIEHISVNSCHGLTVLPDKLLTFTSSSLKSLEVSRCKYSIKVTAANLESFTLLASEHEEIAEVTLDRCRNLKHINIHAGCLYSLDLLGCHDSMKATIDVPGLSFLSFNGYMKHHIIEKTRNLYKGGIVAVRDRKPTFESSWKHFSTLSYFLEKGYGSCYASIRLIVYDPEAWTFPKDFRKICSPPLPLLTKLQVDIVNYPTEKIDSEFWDSLRWMAPKAIWNPGYCPNNL; this comes from the coding sequence ATGGCTGAGAGAAGAAAAGAACAGAATGTTCATGACGACCAAAACGCCATGGCCGTCGTACCTCATTTACCAAACCTTGTTATCCACCACATTCTCGGCTACCTTCCCACAAAACTTGCGATTCACACGAGCTTTCTTTCGAAGAATTGGCTAGGCATATGGTCTTCGCTCCCCGTAATAGATCTCCAAGAAGAAGGCAATGACGGCGACGAGTTCAACATGGTTGAAGATACAAAGTTTACAAACTTCTTGGTAAGGTACTTGGAGCTGCGTGACAAAGACAGTCCTTTAGAAAAACTACGGCTTCACATGAGATCTCGCTGCGCAGACAAGACTGTGGTAGAGAGGTTGCTCAGTTTTTCGGCTACTAAAAGTGTCAAAGAGTTGGACATCTGCTTTATGAACCTCTACTACTATTTTCCACATAACATTCTTAATGCAAAAACTATAACTGCACTAAGTTTGGAGTGTGTCAGTATAAAAGCCACTGAGGAACGTATAAGTTTTCCATCCCTAAAAACAATTTCCCTCAACAGAGTGGAGTTTGGCATGAAAAATACTTTGTTCATGAGCTTAATTTCTAGGTCTCCTTCCATTGAGCATATTTCAGTGAACTCATGTCATGGCTTGACTGTGCTACCTGATAAGTTACTTACATTTACAAGTTCGAGCCTAAAGTCCTTAGAAGTGAGTCGCTGCAAATACTCCATTAAAGTAACAGCTGCGAATCTCGAATCTTTTACACTCCTCGCTTCTGAACATGAAGAAATTGCAGAAGTAACCTTGGATAGATGCCGCAACTTGAAACACATCAACATCCATGCTGGATGCTTGTATAGTCTTGACTTGCTTGGATGCCATGATAGCATGAAGGCTACCATCGATGTACCAGGCCTAAGTTTTTTATCTTTCAATGGCTATATGAAGCATCACATTATTGAGAAAACTAGAAACTTATATAAAGGGGGTATAGTTGCAGTTCGGGACAGGAAACCCACCTTTGAGTCATCATGGAAACACTTTTCTACTCTCAGCTATTTTCTTGAAAAAGGTTATGGTTCTTGCTACGCATCAATACGCCTAATTGTTTATGATCCGGAGGCTTGGACGTTTCCAAAAGATTTCAGGAAGATTTGCTCTCCACCGCTGCCTCTTCTCACAAAACTTCAGGTCGACATTGTCAACTATCCAACAGAGAAAATAGATTCTGAATTCTGGGATTCCTTGCGTTGGATGGCACCAAAAGCAATCTGGAATCCTGGATATTGCCCAAACAATCTGTGA
- the LOC101297651 gene encoding uncharacterized protein LOC101297651, with amino-acid sequence MINKRSFADEGSYEVACKHPRHLEHYNEHAPYVDVFHFSDASQKFQIPDGEDEGNCKFQEGEGSAAASDMATEVSNDTYKELETGASGSMAKYLGVNNCIVDANVRSESEAHLSLFPEFFGHVNQLRDILHSDKICSSPVDYSPHNLVPVGPEHQAYVPDLGHEGSHTSDNLTDLDSQPERPLGVNEEKRMGTCVLSMPDLDASTNSFCEDLGARDNCMCADSGSVRCVRQHITDARQKLREDLGHELFEELGFYEMGEVVAEKWSEEEEHLFHDVVLSNPASLGKNYWHSLSMAFPSRTHMDIVSYYFNVFMLRRRAEQNRFDPLNTDSDDDELQKTEFGLVEDDEEPVVVSPVNLDASANNQEDRLRDGQEYIEDADDIDGYDDASVVCCKGINENEEGDLDDGTRASHAGNFPGDGVRAAESQLLCKTPDTNRGDYDIQDDSCTSYDYQRDS; translated from the exons ATGATTAACAAACGATCTTTTGCTGATGAGGGTTCTTATGAGGTTGCTTGTAAGCACCCTAGACATTTGGAGCACTATAATGAGCATGCTCCATATGTGGATGTTTTTCATTTTAGTGATGCTTCCCAGAAATTTCAAATTCCAG ATGGTGAAGATGAGGGGAATTGTAAGTTTCAAGAGGGAGAAGGGTCTGCAGCTGCAAGTGACATGGCAACTGAGGTCTCAAATGACACTTACAAAGAACTTGAGACTGGTGCTTCTGGAAGCATGGCCAAATATTTGGGGGTCAACAACTGTATTGTTGACGCTAATGTAAGATCTGAGTCAGAAGCTCATCTTTCATTATTCCCTGAATTTTTCGGACATGTAAACCAATTGAGGGATATACTTCATTCTGACAAGATCTGTTCATCTCCTGTTGATTATTCTCCTCATAACCTAGTTCCTGTCGGGCCTGAGCATCAAGCTTATGTTCCAGACTTGGGCCATGAGGGTTCTCACACTTCAGACAATCTGACTGACTTGGATTCTCAACCTGAACGTCCTTTGGGTGTTAATGAGGAAAAGCGAATGGGTACCTGTGTCCTTTCTATGCCTGACCTTGATGCATCTACAAACTCTTTCTGTGAAGATTTGGGAGCCAGAGACAACTGTATGTGTGCTGATTCAGGTTCTGTAAGATGTGTCAGACAGCACATCACAGACGCTAGGCAGAAATTAAGGGAAGACCTTGGACATGAGCTTTTTGAAGAGTTGGGCTTTTATGAAATGGGGGAGGTGGTTGCAGAGAAATGGAGTGAAGAGGAAGAGCATCTGTTTCATGATGTTGTTCTCTCTAACCCTGCATCATTGGGTAAGAATTATTGGCATAGTCTCTCTATGGCTTTTCCTTCACGAACGCATATGGATATTGTCAGCTATTATTTTAATGTCTTTATGCTCCGGAGGCGTGCTGAGCAGAATAGGTTTGATCCACTAAACACTGATAGCGATGATGATGAGTTGCAAAAAACTGAATTTGGACTGGTGGAGGATGATGAGGAGCCTGTGGTGGTATCTCCTGTTAATTTAGATGCTTCTGCTAATAATCAGGAAGACCGCTTACGGGATGGCCAAGAATACATTGAAGATGCAGATGACATAGATGGTTATGACGATGCTTCCGTGGTTTGTTGCAAAGGTATAAATGAGAATGAGGAGGGTGATCTAGATGACGGCACAAGAGCATCTCATGCTGGGAATTTCCCTGGTGATGGTGTCAGAGCTGCTGAATCTCAGCTTTTGTGTAAAACTCCTGACACTAATAGGGGGGACTATGATATTCAAGATGATTCTTGCACATCTTATGACTATCAGCGAGACAGTTAA